One region of Peromyscus eremicus chromosome 4, PerEre_H2_v1, whole genome shotgun sequence genomic DNA includes:
- the Hspa5 gene encoding endoplasmic reticulum chaperone BiP — MKLTVVAAALLLLCAVRAEEEDKKEDVGTVVGIDLGTTYSCVGVFKNGRVEIIANDQGNRITPSYVAFTPEGERLIGDAAKNQLTSNPENTVFDAKRLIGRTWNDPSVQQDIKFLPFKVVEKKTKPYIQVDIGGGQTKTFAPEEISAMVLTKMKETAEAYLGKKVTHAVVTVPAYFNDAQRQATKDAGTIAGLNVMRIINEPTAAAIAYGLDKREGEKNILVFDLGGGTFDVSLLTIDNGVFEVVATNGDTHLGGEDFDQRVMEHFIKLYKKKTGKDVRKDNRAVQKLRREVEKAKRALSSQHQARIEIESFFEGEDFSETLTRAKFEELNMDLFRSTMKPVQKVLEDSDLKKSDIDEIVLVGGSTRIPKIQQLVKEFFNGKEPSRGINPDEAVAYGAAVQAGVLSGDQDTGDLVLLDVCPLTLGIETVGGVMTKLIPRNTVVPTKKSQIFSTASDNQPTVTIKVYEGERPLTKDNHLLGTFDLTGIPPAPRGVPQIEVTFEIDVNGILRVTAEDKGTGNKNKITITNDQNRLTPEEIERMVNDAEKFAEEDKKLKERIDTRNELESYAYSLKNQIGDKEKLGGKLSSEDKETMEKAVEEKIEWLESHQDADIEDFKAKKKELEEIVQPIISKLYGSAGPPPTGEEDTSEKDEL; from the exons ATGAAGTTGACTGTGGTGGCGGcggcgctgctgctgctgtgcgCGGTGCGGGCCGAGGAGGAGGACAAGAAGGAGGACGTGGGCACGGTGGTGGGCATCGACTTGGGGACCACCTATTCCTG CGTCGGTGTGTTCAAGAACGGCCGCGTGGAGATCATAGCCAACGACCAGGGCAACCGCATCACGCCGTCGTATGTGGCCTTCACTCCCGAAGGCGAGCGTCTGATTGGCGATGCGGCTAAGAACCAGCTCACCTCCAATCCCGAGAACACGGTCTTCGACGCCAAGCGCCTCATCGGACGCACTTGGAATGACCCTTCGGTGCAGCAGGACATCAAGTTCTTGCCTTTCAAG GTGGttgaaaagaaaactaaaccATACATTCAAGTTGATATTGGAGGTGGGCAAACGAAGACATTTGCCCCAGAAGAAATTTCTGCCATGGTTCTCACTAAAATGAAAGAAACTGCTGAAGCATATTTGGGAAAGAAG GTTACCCATGCAGTTGTTACTGTGCCAGCTTACTTCAATGATGCCCAACGTCAAGCAACCAAAGATGCTGGCACCATTGCTGGACTCAATGTCATGAGGATCATCAATGAGCC TACAGCAGCTGCTATTGCGTATGGCCTAgataagagagagggagagaagaacatCCTTGTGTTTGACCTGGGTGGTGGAACCTTCGATGTGTCTCTTCTCACCATTGACAATGGTGTCTTCGAAGTGGTGGCCACTAATGGAGATACTCATCTCGGTGGGGAAGACTTTGATCAGCGGGTTATGGAACACTTCATCAAGCTGTACAAAAAGAAAACTGGGAAGGATGTTAGAAAAGACAACAGAGCTGTGCAGAAACTTCGTCGTGAGGTGGAGAAGGCTAAGCGAGCCCTGTCTTCTCAGCATCAAGCAAGGATTGAAATTGAGTCCTTCTTCGAAGGAGAAGACTTCTCTGAGACCCTGACTCGGGCCAAATTTGAAGAGCTGAACATG GACCTCTTCCGATCTACCATGAAGCCGGTCCAGAAAGTGTTGGAAGACTCTGATTTGAAGAAATCTGATATTGATGAAATTGTTCTTGTTGGTGGATCTACTCGAATCCCAAAGATTCAGCAGTTGGTGAAAGAGTTCTTCAATGGCAAGGAGCCGTCCCGTGGCATAAACCCCGATGAGGCTGTAGCATATGGTGCTGCTGTCCAGGCGGGTGTCCTCTCTGGTGATCAAGATACAG GTGATCTGGTACTGCTTGACGTATGTCCCCTTACACTTGGTATTGAAACTGTGGGAGGTGTCATGACCAAACTGATTCCAAGGAACACCGTGGTTCCCACCAAGAAGTCTCAGATCTTTTCCACAGCTTCTGATAATCAGCCAACTGTAACAATCAAAGTCTATGAAG GTGAACGACCCCTAACAAAAGACAACCATCTTTTGGGTACATTTGATCTGACTGGAATTCCTCCTGCTCCCCGTGGGGTGCCCCAGATTGAAGTCACCTTCGAGATAGATGTTAATGGTATTCTTCGTGTGACGGCTGAAGACAAAGgtacaggaaacaaaaacaaaatcacaattaCCAATGACCAGAATCGCCTGACGCCTGAAGAAATTGAAAGGATGGTTAATGATGCTGAGAAGTTTGCTGAGGAAGACAAAAAACTCAAAGAGCGCATTGACACCAGGAACGAATTGGAAAGCTACGCTTACTCTCTCAAGAACCAGATTGGAGATAAAGAAAAGCTGGGAGGTAAACTTTCCTCTGAAGATAAAGAAACCATGGAAAAAGCTGTAGAGGAAAAGATTGAATGGCTGGAAAGCCACCAAGATGCAGACATTGAAGACTTTAAAGCTAAAAAGAAGGAACTAGAAGAAATTGTTCAGCCTATTATTAGCAAACTCTATGGAAGTGCAGGCCCTCCCCCAACTGGTGAAGAGGATACATCAGAAAAAGATGAGTTGTAG